The following coding sequences lie in one Miscanthus floridulus cultivar M001 chromosome 9, ASM1932011v1, whole genome shotgun sequence genomic window:
- the LOC136480860 gene encoding calcium-binding protein PBP1-like, with amino-acid sequence MISRDNSSMDSDKGASVQFQDFLPLMARKLGVEGLIQELCKGFQLLMEPRAGKITFRSLKQNAARLALGQLRDDELLEMMKEGDLDGDGALDQMECILMVRLSPELMEEEAHRMFQHGCSLILVTWYNRNTEYRSYFVILLVQLQCDIAFRNINVDMLTLLRL; translated from the coding sequence ATGATCTCGCGGGATAATTCCAGCATGGACTCAGACAAGGGCGCCTCCGTGCAGTTCCAGGACTTCCTGCCATTGATGGCGAGGAAGCTCGGCGTGGAGGGCCTGATCCAGGAGCTCTGCAAGGGGTTCCAGCTGCTCATGGAGCCCAGGGCAGGAAAGATCACCTTCCGGAGCCTGAAGCAGAACGCGGCCAGGCTCGCGCTTGGCCAGCTCCGGGATGATGAGCTCCTGGAGATGATGAAGGAAGGCGACCTGGACGGGGATGGGGCGCTGGATCAGATGGAGTGCATCCTCATGGTCAGACTGAGCCCTGAGCTGATGGAAGAAGAGGCACACAGGATGTTTCAGCATGGATGTAGTTTGATCCTTGTTACTTGGTACAACAGAAATACAGAATATAGGTCATATTTTGTTATTTTGCTAGTTCAACTCCAATGTGATATTGCATTCAGAAATATTAATGTGGACATGCTGACATTGCTCAGATTATGA
- the LOC136482886 gene encoding frataxin, mitochondrial-like, with the protein MQEDEFHKLADETIHDLLEKLEEYGDSIQMDGFDIEYGNQVLTLRLGDLGTYVINKQTPNKQIWLSSPVSGPSRFDWDATTNGWIFKRTGVNLVQLLEEEIGELCGTPVELS; encoded by the exons ATGCAAGAGGATGAGTTTCACAAATTAGCAGATGAGACGATTCATGATTTGCTTGAAAAACTTGAG GAGTATGGTGACTCCATTCAGATGGATGGTTTCGACATAGAGTACGGA AATCAGGTTTTGACACTAAGGCTTGGGGATTTGGGGACATATGTTATAAACAAGCAAACGCCAAACAAACAAATCTGGCTATCTTCACCTGTGAG TGGGCCTTCTAGGTTTGATTGGGATGCAACAACTAATGGTTGGATATTCAAGAGGACTGGAGTGAACCTTGTGCAGCTTCTGGAGGAGGAGATTGGTGAGCTCTGTGGTACTCCAGTAGAACTTTCATAG